In one window of Macrobrachium nipponense isolate FS-2020 chromosome 2, ASM1510439v2, whole genome shotgun sequence DNA:
- the LOC135220963 gene encoding C-signal-like — MLARSILITGCNRGIGLEMVRQLVNSTNPPNILIATCRNPAKATELLELAKKFPMLKVIQFDVTDYSSLPRIVDEVKAAVGDKGLNLLINNAGVLEKCPSQIFGIPLQNLEVKVFQDVLEANTTAPLFLIKALLPLLKEAANVGGQMSVSRAAVVNMSSILASMGGFTGNPDIYGYRASKAALNMITKALAEDFGKEGMFFVALHPGWVQTDMGTSAAMISAEDSVASMFQVLPTLSERHNGLLVSYTGDILPW; from the exons ATGTTGGCTCGAAGTATTCTCATTACCGGCTGTAACCGGGGTATTGGACTGGAGATGGTTCGGCAGCTTGTTAATTCCACCAATCCACCAAACATTTTGATCGCTACATGTAGAAATCCAGCTAAGGCGACC GAACTCTTGGAACTAGCGAAAAAATTTCCGATGCTGAAGGTAATCCAGTTTG ATGTTACGGATTATAGTTCCTTGCCGCGCATCGTAGACGAAGTGAAGGCGGCAGTGGGTGACAAAGGGTTGAATCTCCTAATCAATAACGCCGGAGTTTTAGAAAAATGTCCCTCCCAGATATTCGGTATTCCTTTGCAGAATTTAGAGGTTAAAGTCTTCCAAGATGTCCTTGAGGCTAACACTACTGCtcctttgtttttaattaag GCGCTTTTGCCTCTGCTGAAGGAGGCGGCGAATGTTGGAGGCCAGATGAGTGTTTCGAGAGCCGCCGTTGTTAACATGTCTTCCATACTCGCTTCCATGGGAGGTTTTACCGGTAACCCCGATATTTATGGCTACCGGGCTAGCAAG GCCGCATTAAACATGATTACTAAAGCCTTGGCTGAGGACTTCGGCAAAGAGGGGATGTTTTTCGTTGCCTTGCATCCAGGTTGGGTCCAGACTGACATGGGGACATCAGCAGCTATGATTAGTGCAGAAGATAGTGTAGCCTCAATGTTTCAAGTGCTACCAACTTTATCAGAAAGGCACAATGGTTTATTGGTTTCTTACACAGGAGATATTCTTCCTTGGTGA